The genomic segment CCATATTGCACATTGCCGTTTCTCCCATTCATCAGTAAAGGAGTGAACCATCTTCGTCTTTGGTATTTACCTTCTCTGGGCTGATCTTGTCGTAGAGCTTCAGGACGTAGAGGACACGCTCATGGATAGAGTCCAGGGTTAATGGGGGCAAGTCACCGTACTGCCTCCACTGAAAAACCTGAAATGAACTGATGGAGAtctacaaaagaaaacaaaacatcttagaaaatacattttacaaggaTTATCAGCAGACATCTGATGCAGTGTTactatttaaagtatttattaatgatttgaatgagcttttatttttatgtttctagttgttttatttaaatttttgtttaggttttaaTGATTTTGCTATTTGCTTTCTATTTGGGTTTAATTCATTGATTCAATTTTGTATAACGTTAGTCAGTCAGTTAGTTTATGCCAAAGCCTTATTTtcaatttgtttagtttttttgtaaaaaaaatattatttatacatttatatttcaattacAGAAATGATTTTAATGATTATAGTTAACAATAACCAAAATGAACTGAAGGTTCAGAACAATAATAACTAATGATACATGAGTATTATGAGGTGAATCatatatttgttaaatgtcaGAATATCAAtgtgtaagaaagaaagaaattatactatatataatacaaaGCGAAAAACAAATACACCTTTAAACAATCATAAAGATATTAATACTGTCATgtaatgtatacatacatacgaTCCATAATAACTGTGTAAATCATAACTGATTAGCAAAAGAGCTCATTAAATATCAAAACATGCAGACCAGTCTAAGAAGCTGTTTTGCTACATAGAGGTTATAACACTTAGGTTAATTTAGAAACATTATCCTGAACTGTACATGCAGGTGAATTAGTTGAAAAAGTATTTTGTTGCTGTGACATGATGTCTGTCCATCATGTAACTAAAGACACGGGTAGGTCACTGGATGTCACGAGTCAAACACTAACACAAACCTGCTCCAGCGGAGACTTGTGTCCATGAGTCAGCTGTGAGAATGCTCGTCCACGGATGAGCGGAGCTGCTGTTAATGTCGCGGCAGTATTGACACGGTTAAAACATACAGCACGGTGGTTCAGTGATCGTACACACCGGGCAATGACGCGCGCCGCCATGTTTCTCGATCCGCTCCCACAATGCACGACACTGACACTGCGCATGCGCGCAACACCGTCttcatttatgaatgtaaaagTTTTAACTTTGAATACATATACTATATTTCATGATAATGAAAGAAAATTAATTGTGAATGTACGACATCAACTGTTCAATTTAGATTAACATACGTTTCAACTATAAATGCGAAGTTGTCATGTTTTTGACATTTAGTATTATTTAGGCTGAAAACtatggcccggtttcacagacagggcttagactaagccaggattagaccatagatcaattaggacatttaagtaatttttataaatatgcttacaaaaaaacattaccaatgtgcatcttaaaactaaaaaggcactgatatatttttaagatcagtcagtgcaagtttatttcagtggaaacagctcagacttacattttagtctaggactagtcttaagccctgtctgtgaaaccaggggtataTATCTAAAATCGTTTCAGTCATTAAACatccaaaacattttatttattttccataaaatGTCCTGTTTAATTCTGATTaggacactggaccacaaaaccataatacacacacacacacaatttaatttacatttacacatctgaaagctgaataagctttccgttgatatatggtttgttaggataggacaactATTTGAAAAGGGATTCTGAAggtgacaaaaaaaattaatattgagaaaaatctgaagttcttagaaatgtataTTACTAACCAGAAATTTAGGCCTtgatataattacatatataaatatcttcatgcaacatgatctttacttaatatcctaatgatttttggcataaagaaacatttattaattttgacccatacaatgcattgttggctattgccaaaaaaaaaaaaacggcgctACTTATGACTGGATTTGTGCTCCAATGTCACATATTAGCTAGAGCGTGTGGACAATAAAGCTTATACAATTTGACATTTTCTCATCTAAAAACTTTAATCTCAATATTAAAGGCATTAAAagtgtttaatttatgttttatttagtaaaatgtattttacatagtGTCACATCTGAACAGTACAAACATGTCTCTGGTTTTGATTATATTAACTGTAATCAACAAACAGCTGGTGTAATAAtgtaactttttcattttttttttttttttacaatgtcactaatcaacatatttttgttttattaacaagtaATACAAGTCATTTGGCATGCATTGTGCTGAATAGAGATGTATGATGTGTTTATGTAGATTTATAATGAAACACACTAACATCTCCATTCAGATATCCAGTCAGCAGCATATCTGGCCCTGCCCAGCGGGCTAGTCGACACAACTCATCCAGCACACCAACAACTTTAACCACGGCTCCTCTGAGATCCCAAACAGCAAGATAACCAGactgaaaaacaccaacaagcccGGTGCCCAAGACATCGCCATCTATTAACCTAGAGAATGAgacaaacattcattcatttgaCTTTACTGTTAACATTATGTGTTCTTATATTGGAACATTCATCACGTCTAATCTTACtgatgtttgtgttgatcaggACAGTTGATAGAGGTTAGTGTGATATGTTTGCCAGTGAGAGGGTTTGTGGCAATCAGTGTGAAAAGAGATGCATAACTCTCATCATCACACACATTTCCTGCATTCTGAAGCAACACACATAGCACCCcctgcaggaaagaaagcacaagGTTATGACTGGCACATACTCATTcttctaacacaaacacacacacacacacacacacacacacacaagaacaatACACTCACTTACTCTGTAACAATATCCCTTCATGCAGTTTGTCATGGTTAAAGTCTTTTCCAGGTATATAGTCTGCAGCAGCTGGCATGTTTTCATGTTCCTGAAATTCACAAGTGTGACCAAAGCAATAATcaattatacaaattaaaatactaaacaaaacaagataaagtattaacagttttaaaaattatttactgacaacatAAACAAAACTGACTTCAAATTCTACCTACCTTTTAACAAAGCATCATAAaatagcaattattttatcaaaaatttaaagaatagttcagccaaacatGAAACTCTGCTGAAAATTTATTttgggccatccaagatgtaaatgagttggTTCTCCTTTGGGACAGATTTGGAAAGCATTGTGTCATTTGTTCAactatggatcctctgcagtgaatgggtgccatcagaatgagagtccaaacagaaaattaaaacaacacaataatccacataatttaattaatgtcagcgaaaaagttgtgtgtttgttttaatcaaatctattaagatgttttaactgtTACTTtgggctaaaatatgagtcctctatccttCATCTTTCTCTAGTGATTGTTAATCTTTCTCTATTCTCATCTGAatgaggagagaaatatgcacagctctagcactgtttacaagtgaaaagagTCCATGTAATGCAACATTTTTCCACATCTGTTCCAATGAAAAACAGAATAATCCTTAACAGTGCGTTcatgttttcgatgcagagtgcaaattgctgtgcatttatttgtgtttttatctcaATGGAAGCGAAATGAAACTGTCTGAGCCTGaagctgtgtgtgttgtgtgtctgtCTCCCCTCTTCCCCTCCTCTGTGCACCATGCCcacttttgttttgcatttttttaaacggTGGAGGGAACCAACCAGTGCTGAAACACAGGGTTTCATTACCCTTTAATTATATCTCTATTTACAGGATGGATACAATTAAAGTTTCCTAATAAAAAGACTTTCAAAGATGTTTAAGACTCAAAATCGCCAAATTCATTACCATATAAGGAGAGTTTTACATTCTGTCCAACCAATCAGAGCTTCTTTTTCACCCTCAACAGCTGCAAGGGTCCGAATGTTCTGTTTAGCAGAGGCCAGGAGAAGAGTGTTCTTTACCCTAAATAAAGCAAGTAAATAAAGGTTTTGCTTTAAGTGAATAATACATAGAAAAAGGTTTAATAGACACAGGCATTTAACATGCACATGATGGTTTATTACCTTCCATCTTGAGTTACTGTTAGCACACTGACTCTTTGTTGATCTCCAGGGGAGGAGCAACACACAAGCCGACAATTTGACACACCCAACACTGCTTGTAACATGTCCTTGCATACTGTGTTCTGAGAGAATGGCCCATCCATACTTGGACAGCAAAGGATCCTGCACTCAGGAACACACAGGGAATTAGACTGGCGTATATTGAGTATAAGATGCCTGAGCGCAATGCCCCTAGGGTTTAAGTTCACAATTGGATGATTGTGGTAAAGGGAGTCGAAAATAGCATAATTTTGGTTTAACCAATGGTATTTTTGCTGTTTTGTATTATACCATTTTTATTACCTTGCCTCTGTGATTTCCAAGTGACCCAGAGTCACACAAAGCAGTCCTGAAGAGTCTGGTATCCCTTGCAAAGACATCAcggactacagatacaaacacAGAATTCAAATCAGAgggatatattttatatatatctaatatataatttttagatATAGCTCAATTCATGTCTTGAAGATTAACCAAAGTCTGTCTTAAAGGTTATGAATAACATGAGAATGaatgacagaattgttattttttggGTAACCTTTAAACTAACCTTTTAAACTACTAGCTTGCTGTCATATATGCTGTAGCAAATTGGTTTACCTGTGCAAATGTCCAGGTGTGTAAAAGACACCATGACTGAATATCCTTCATCTGAGCCCAAAGGCAAACGCTCCATTCTCCTGCCACACATATGCACCAGTCCTCCGATGGCCATCGCACCAAACACAAATCTAACACACATCCACCCTCCAGCGCCTGAGTACAAAGACAATCATCACACATATGCAGGTAATTAGACCTTAGGACAATTTAGCACATATCACTTCATTGCATATcaactaattatttattttagtttatagaTACCTTAAAAGTGTACATTTCCTGCAGGACTGCAGAACAATGAACTTCATCAGTAAATGAAGTGCCAGTTAGGGATTCCTCATGCACTAATTTCTGGTTGTTGGATGGAACAGTGTTACGCTCCACTAACTGAGAACTGTTGTTGTCAAAACCAGTCCTTCTTTCTGTTCTCTGATAGGTGGAAGTGTCCAAAGAGGTCATCTCAACAGGAGTTTGACCTACAGCTCCAGATTTATTACCACAATGAAACGGTTTCAAATTTTGGTTTAACCCCATACTTTGGGTTTCAGACCCAAGCTCAGAGCCTTTATATGTTTCAATGTCCATTTCAGAACTGTTCTTGGTTTGGATTTCAGACTCAAAGACAGTTTTAAAAATTACTGGTTCAGGAATGATGAGGAGTTGAAGTTCATTTTCTGGCGTACAATTGATCTTATTTCCACATTCAAGCTTGCTTTCCGTATCAAGACTGCATTCACGTTTCTGTTCATTTACTGAGAAGCATGAGGATTTCGTTTCCAGGCCATTTAAGTTTTCATATCCCGGTGTAGTGTTGTTTTGGGATGGCATACGTGGTATCACAGTATTCTGAACTTCTGTTACTGTTTCTTGACTTATTTGAGTTTGATTTTGTGATTCTGAACCTCCCTGATTTCTGATGTCCCCTGTTTTACCTGAGACTGATTCTGGAGACACAAATCCCATAAATGTAACTGAAGAGGGAGACCTAAGGATACCAGAGGAAGAAAACAGAGGTGACCGGAGGTCTAATGGTGAACCTGGAGTCAAAAAGTGAGGGGACATTCCCAAAGATGGAAGGACAGGATCTTGACCTTTCTGTGTATGTGAAGTCAGAAATGGGCTCAAACTTAGTACCACAGGGCAAGGCGAGCTGTTCTCCGGGAGCATGTGAGATtgtttttgcatctttgtttGCAACTGAATCTCATTAATGTTTTCAGTTTCTGAGGATTTAAGTGGGGCCTCAACTTTTCTCTTATTATTTATGCTTCCGTCTGGTTCAGGTTTGATCATCTGTATACTGTCCATCCCTTCTGAGGAGAAGGTCTTTATTTCATTTACAGCGTTGAGGTCcttttctatctctgtctgtAACAGTTCAGCAGGGTCTGACTGACAAAGAGGTAAACTATCCTCAAGAGAAGAGGTAGTTAGGTCTTCTGGAGTAAATAGTTCACCCGCTGAGTAACGTGCTTCACAATTACTCTTTCTCCCACTCATTCTCTGGCGCCTGCTGCTCTGCCGTGTATTGTACACAAGAGGACGCTGTATGAAGGGCTCTACGACTGAAGATGACAAGCGCAATCTTTCTAATTTTTGTTGTCCAAAATCCTCATCAGGTAGGTGGAAATCCTGGAAATCAAGTGCGGCCAGCAGTCCAGTTTTCTTACCCTTTTCTTGAAGAGCCTGAATGAGTGAAGCTAACGATGGCAGAAGAGGTGACTGATCTaaacacaaaacacatccacAAACATGTATTACCGATAACATGAAGGTTCCAGAAAGTACAACACCTCTCATCTACagtcatgcatttggcagatgctttaatccaaagtgaCTTCCATTTCAttcagtgtatatttattatcattatgtcCGTGCATTCCCTGAAAATCAAACCAATGACCATGGCATTGCTAGTGTCATAATTATTTATTCagaataattttaaaatgcatactaCATGACACAGAaagaaaagaatataaaaatcacATCATCTTTATTTTTTACCTGTCTGAGATGCTTTTCCAGATTGGCCGTGTTTTCTTCTGAAAATAGGGAACACATTTGAATCCGGGAGGAGTTGGGAATCAAAGCAAAGCTGAGAATCTGGTAGATGCTTAAAATCCTGAGTAACTCCTTGCTCTGGACTTGGCTTTAAACTCACTGTGGGCCCAGGAGAGCGGACTTCCTGAGACTCTAGCCTGTCAAGGACCAATACTGATTGACTGGGTGATTCAGTGTGAGACGTGGACTTTGATTCTGCTTGAGATTTACTTGGGGAATGTGATATTGTACAATCAGGATCAGCTTTGGCACATGAAGCAGTGCTTCTCGGACGGCCTCTTCTCCCTCTCTGACCCTTTCTTCCACGTCTGGTCTGGTCAGTGGACCTGCAGACTGAATGCTCTGTGGTCATGTGACCTCTACCACTCGTTTGCGATTGGCTGAGCCTGCGTCTGCCCCGCCCCCCAGTGAGCTGGCTGTAAATGACAGCATCTAAATCGACAGAGCTGTGAGATGCAGCCATGCGCCTTGTCGTCCGGATATAATACTCCACGGGAAACGGTAAACCCTCAACCAGCGTGCAAGAGTCCAGAACACCAGATTGTTTAATGTCTATCCTGTCATCATAACCTCTATTTGAGTCTTTGAGCAACTGGTTAGTTTGTTCAAGCATCTCTTGTGATTTGTCAGTAATCTGTACTCCTTCGGATGAGTGAGGGAAAGATGAGGTTTGGATAGGCACAGCTGAACCTGAGTGTGATTTTTGCTCAACGTTAACCTTTTTCTGGCTACGGTGAAAGTTCTGATTTTCTTTACTTGAAACTATTGACAGTTTGTTATCTGACTGGCTGATAGAGCAGTTTAATGCACAATCATTATCCAGTTCTTGTGATGGCTTAGAAATTTTACCAACTTTTCTTATGCCAATTGACCTGTCCTGATTCTTCTCCCTCTCAGCCGACATCTTCTCaatttctctttcatttttcttttcaccGTCCTCGTCTTCCATTTTACCATATTTTCTTATTCCTTTTAGACTGTTCTTGTTTTCAGTCCATTCACTACCCTCCTTTATTTCGGTGTCCACCTTTTCACAAATACTGTCTCCACTTccatctctttctttttcttggcTGATGTCAGTGTCTGATTCTCGCTCTTTGTTCCGTAGACGCAGTCGACTACGCTTAGAACGCAGGCGGTGGGCGGGGCTTCGTTTGCATACTGGGGAGTACAACGGTGGTGTGGACATAATCTCGATAAAATCCAATTGGACTGCAGGGATTTTTGGTACAGCGGAAATACCAGAGCTGTTTCTTTCTGCAACTAGGCCTGAGACAGAACAAAGAAAACCACAGTTTATTAGTGTTCGGGATACTTTTCCTTATGAATATGCATTATTATGTTtaacaactttattttttttattttttttactcttttcaacatttacATTACAATGAACAGTAAATGTGGTCATCACTGGTATCTGAAACCACTGAAGCTATGAATATTGACACATATGTACGCTGCTTTGGTCTACAACGATTGATCCTAATATTATCCATTATGTTTGTCTCTCTATTCATGTTTTTACACTGAAGTTAGCCTTACTGGTTCGTAATTGCAGATTCTCATGGTTTTCTGAATATTCTGATGTTGGCATGGATGAAGACACAGAAGATGTGTGTGGAGAGATATTCTGTGTAAGTCTGTGAATGGCATCATGGCGCTCTGCTCTCTAAACCAAAAACACATGATATACATTAACACGTCTCATTATATTCATCACAATTTCAATTATATGACAACTCCAGGGTTGTTACACTGCAGAAATCAATTCAGTCTAACAGTGTTAACATCAGTTTGACGATAAATTCTTGCATAGCCACAAATATGGCATGTCTTTACTCTTTACCTGCAGTCTCTGTGCGGTCTTCTCATACTCTATCTTCAGCTGCTCCAGTCGTCTTCTCaactaaaacatttaatgaatgaCAAATGAGGCAATATTTTCATGTCTGTCATAttaagtaaaaacattaatacatgctaattatacaaataatatgatataaaaaGTACTACTGGTATTCAAATAAGTATATCAGATGTTACATGATGGCTCTATACCATGTATGTCATAAAGTACAGTAATATAGTACTTACATATCGCTAAAAGTTAtttcaaaaaatatctaaaacaacaTAGCATGACCCTGGAAGTTATTAGCTAACGTAATCAGTTTTTGTCAAATGGTGCttctacaaatatatatacaaacatatgaACTTACTGTCTCTTTATCTTCGTTAGGGTGAATCTCCTCTGACATCCTGTAAACTAATATGTGAATTGATGTTATTTCTATATTTGCACGTCAACGTAAcgttatttatttgacatatgAAAACATTACGAGAATCACAACCAACTGTAAACAACCACATAGACATAAGCAGACTGACAAGTAGGCTACTGATAAACACAGAGAAGACTGGGCAAACAATGAGCttcaattaaattaacatttatttacatacCCAGGAGAGAAGTTTCCGCTCAAAAGTTGGTTTTGACCTTTGTTTCTAACCCGACGAGACTTGCGGAATATTTTGCCACACACTCAACCCAACCGTCCCGCGAGTTCTGACTGCAGACAAAACCAATCGATAACAGACCACACGCTCTGACCTTCAGGTTAGTGTTACTCAGTTTTGTTATTGGATAATAAAATCTTCCTTTATATAAATAGACATATGACCTATTGTGTTTTTTTAACTTAAGGATTTAGATTTAGACAGACGTGTGCAGAATCCGTCTCATCGGGACTCTTTAgtaatgtctgtttttttctcagtatttagtgAATGAGGCTTACATTCAACTATTGTCTTCCCTGTCTCGCTGTTGTAAATTTAACAGTGTGGTAGATTAAATATTAGCTTTGTAAGTAGTCTGTTTGCATTAAAGGAAATGgtgcttaagatttttttttttcaaagtagtcAGGTAAACTATATAAAGATCACGTGTTTTAGTGGTTTTAGTGGTTTACGAAGCTTCTGCTCAAGACAACTGTCATTACTTAAgcaacttaaattattatttctttaaattatcaaataaatCAGATTAcagatcaataaaaaaaagtagcTTACTCACCCCCGggcaatccaagatgtagatgaatttgtttcttcattggagaaatttagcattatatcacttgttcaccaatggatcctctgcagtgattgAGAacccagctgataaaaacataacaatgaTCCACACGGCTCCAGACCATCAAtgtctgtaagaaacaaatcaagcTCTTTTTATCTGTTGCTTATATTGCTTTCTCTAGTCAAAAGTTGTCTAGTCTGAATTAATAGAGAAAATTTGCACATATCAAGCAATGTGAAAATGATCCAAAACAGTTCTTAGAAAGTATATTGTTGGTGgatttgatgtgagagaacaggggatggacttttgaGAAGAAACCAATGAGATGGACAGCAGGTGGAAAAACTCCTCTAGCCTACTTGATTGCCTGAGAATTATTTTTAGTGCAAATATTCCTTAAAATAATTGAACGGGAGGTTGCTAGAATGACTGAATTTTACTACTTCTGAAGAAAATGTAAGTTGTACTCATCTGGACCAGTGCAACCTCCTTATTTTAATAATCTGCATGATTTGCAATTGCTTTATGCAGTATTTGTGTTAGACAGGACATTCATTCTCTGCAAGTATGGACAGCATGGGTTCATTTAAGGACAGTGTCTCTAGAATGGTTCTTTAGAGGCAATACTGATCTTATGATGTGTCTTCATGTGGTGTGAAGAGGACGTCTCCCCAAACTGTTAATCTTGGAAGATTTACACAGAAAAGGTCATTTCCTGTCAAAAGGTGATTCACACGCATCTGAGATTTACGCTGCAACAGCACAGACTTATCTTTAAAGTTGCTTTAATATCATATTAAATAGGCctactaatataaatatatactgcatttaatataataaactaGACAGCAATGTGCAGAAAAAGCAGAACTGAAGGCCAAATTAATCATCCTTTCATGTTAGTCCCAGATAGTTCAATGGACAGCAGCAACAGATTAATAGGGAGATAGACATATAAAGTCACATTGACTACATTTAGCCTTCAGACTTGCGTAAACACAGTGTTTGTGTGGAAAATATCGGTGCTGTGAGGTCACCGTGTGTATTTCCATGCCTACCATCTGACACCATGATTATAATATGCAATATATGGAAAATTATCCCTGACGAGCTTATGAAACATAGATATTTGAAATACCTTGTTTCTGACTTTTCTTAATGACAAATACAGCCTAGCTTagagtatatagtatatatactttaagtataatgcTCCTTTGAAcagtgtacattttttatttcagtaagcTTACAGAATGATTAATCTTGATGACtaattaaagtaatcaaactgGAGTCTTGTGTCTTTGAAAGGTCAGCCATGCATAAAGATTAAGATGATTAAATATTAGACATCAAATAATATAGGCCTGTTCCCACATTAGTTAAATAACTAACCCTGCTGATAGATATGCGTACTTATCCAGGGCAGAGtaaaaaaacaacttttctaTAATTTGCCAAACCACACCTACAAGAAGTCAGGCTTCCTCAAGTCAGAATCCTGTTAGCACATTTTTTGTAAGTTCAAAACTGtctgttaaaaaaaagtaaaacaacaaaGTAAATATTACATTCTTTGTTGTGAGATGAAGCTGTTTGTCAAGTGGGGGATGATTATGGAGGGGTCTCACactgttttgtattttcaaataaatattatacaattataagtAAATAGATTTACAAAGATTTAGCAAATtcacacataaatacaatttGATCCACAAATAGGGCTATAtgttaataaaatgcatttaataaataaacaaaatttgcccatttatttgtttttaatgtttcaatAACCATAAAAATTAGGTTAGCCTACTAATTTCTCATGGCGATAAATGAACTCAAGCAAACAGAAATCACATTATTATGAGGAGCAACCCTTattaaaattaaccatggttttattatagtaaaaatgtAGTAACCATTTTTCGGtgcattgattaccatttgtattttactacaaataccatggttaaaccatggttagtgtagcaagaccatggttaatttgtggttaccatggtttaactccTATAGGgaattttttttgtagtagtagtagtaaaaccatggttaattttatcATGTCCGGGCACTttctgttacaattataaaacactGTCATTATTATCACTTTATTAGCCTAACTTTATTCAAGattaatgcatttcaacagatTGCGTCCGGAAAATTTTCTCACTGAATAATTCTTACAATGTCTTTAAAATCGTCTAATCCAGAAACCCACGCGTCGCGTCATTGCGTTTCCATTGGCTACAGCTAGTAGGACGTAGGGCGCATACATGTAATATAAGGGGAGCATCCTTGCTCAATCTCAACACTTTAGTATCGCGTCTCGATGGCATAAGGATATTAAAAGTTTTAGATTTGTAAGTCTAACTGAATCTCTTCtgcaaattataatttataaaattagcAATATGTCTTTGCTGGTGCGGGAGCATCGGACGGTCCGCTTTGTGTTTTTGGGCGCCGCCAGGGTTGGAAAAACTGCTCTGATCACCCGTTTCTTGCAAAATCGCTTCGACTCCAAATACACGCGCACGGTGGAGGAGCTTCACGCTCTTGAGTACGACACAGACGGCGCGAGTG from the Carassius carassius chromosome 7, fCarCar2.1, whole genome shotgun sequence genome contains:
- the LOC132143001 gene encoding acyl carrier protein, mitochondrial-like — protein: MAARVIARCVRSLNHRAVCFNRVNTAATLTAAPLIRGRAFSQLTHGHKSPLEQISISSFQVFQWRQYGDLPPLTLDSIHERVLYVLKLYDKISPEKLQATSHFMKDLGLDSLDQVEIIMAMEDEFGFEIPDADAEKLMTPQEIVQYIADKKDVYELA
- the palb2 gene encoding partner and localizer of BRCA2, translated to MSEEIHPNEDKETLRRRLEQLKIEYEKTAQRLQRAERHDAIHRLTQNISPHTSSVSSSMPTSEYSENHENLQLRTSLVAERNSSGISAVPKIPAVQLDFIEIMSTPPLYSPVCKRSPAHRLRSKRSRLRLRNKERESDTDISQEKERDGSGDSICEKVDTEIKEGSEWTENKNSLKGIRKYGKMEDEDGEKKNEREIEKMSAEREKNQDRSIGIRKVGKISKPSQELDNDCALNCSISQSDNKLSIVSSKENQNFHRSQKKVNVEQKSHSGSAVPIQTSSFPHSSEGVQITDKSQEMLEQTNQLLKDSNRGYDDRIDIKQSGVLDSCTLVEGLPFPVEYYIRTTRRMAASHSSVDLDAVIYSQLTGGRGRRRLSQSQTSGRGHMTTEHSVCRSTDQTRRGRKGQRGRRGRPRSTASCAKADPDCTISHSPSKSQAESKSTSHTESPSQSVLVLDRLESQEVRSPGPTVSLKPSPEQGVTQDFKHLPDSQLCFDSQLLPDSNVFPIFRRKHGQSGKASQTDQSPLLPSLASLIQALQEKGKKTGLLAALDFQDFHLPDEDFGQQKLERLRLSSSVVEPFIQRPLVYNTRQSSRRQRMSGRKSNCEARYSAGELFTPEDLTTSSLEDSLPLCQSDPAELLQTEIEKDLNAVNEIKTFSSEGMDSIQMIKPEPDGSINNKRKVEAPLKSSETENINEIQLQTKMQKQSHMLPENSSPCPVVLSLSPFLTSHTQKGQDPVLPSLGMSPHFLTPGSPLDLRSPLFSSSGILRSPSSVTFMGFVSPESVSGKTGDIRNQGGSESQNQTQISQETVTEVQNTVIPRMPSQNNTTPGYENLNGLETKSSCFSVNEQKRECSLDTESKLECGNKINCTPENELQLLIIPEPVIFKTVFESEIQTKNSSEMDIETYKGSELGSETQSMGLNQNLKPFHCGNKSGAVGQTPVEMTSLDTSTYQRTERRTGFDNNSSQLVERNTVPSNNQKLVHEESLTGTSFTDEVHCSAVLQEMYTFKALEGGCVLDLCLVRWPSEDWCICVAGEWSVCLWAQMKDIQSWCLLHTWTFAQSVMSLQGIPDSSGLLCVTLGHLEITEARILCCPSMDGPFSQNTVCKDMLQAVLGVSNCRLVCCSSPGDQQRVSVLTVTQDGRVKNTLLLASAKQNIRTLAAVEGEKEALIGWTECKTLLIWNMKTCQLLQTIYLEKTLTMTNCMKGYCYRGVLCVLLQNAGNVCDDESYASLFTLIATNPLTGKHITLTSINCPDQHKHQLIDGDVLGTGLVGVFQSGYLAVWDLRGAVVKVVGVLDELCRLARWAGPDMLLTGYLNGDVSVFHYKST